In Podarcis muralis chromosome 14, rPodMur119.hap1.1, whole genome shotgun sequence, one genomic interval encodes:
- the INTS15 gene encoding integrator complex subunit 15 isoform X1, with protein MAAAAAAALGRPSWPSPAAIPVLPRRQQWPKHGGLRRLRRSCSWGGRRAKRKTMSDIRHSLLRRDALSAAKEVLYHLDIYFSSQLQNVPLPIVDKGPIELLEEFIFQVPKERNTPPKRLNSLQELQLLEIMCNYFQEQSKDSVRQIIFSSLFSPQGNKTDDSRMALLGKLVSMAVAVCRVPVLECAASWLQRTPAIYCVRLAQALVDDYCSLVPGSVQTLKQIFSASPRFCCQFITSVTMLYDMSSDDLIPPPDLLEMVVSWIFEDPRLILITFLNTPIAASLPIGFLELTPLSGLIRWCVKAPLAYKRRKPPVSNGHPGGKLAKDPAAVLDKGCQPLYSKLHLSVLQVLIMLQGHLTEKNVYGRLGLVPFDHVVALVEEMSRLSDELNPLNATKETELALDRLAQALQVAMASGALLCTREDLRTVCARLPHNNLLQLVISGPVQQPTHAALPPGFYPPIHTPPLGYPTHAAHPAMPAHPALPAHPVQTFIPGMAFPYRPIR; from the exons ATGGCCGCCGCAGCCGCCGCCGCGTTAGGCCGTCCTTCTTGGCCCTCACCGGCCGCCATCCCTGTCCTGCCTCGGCGGCAGCAGTGGCCCAAACATGGCGGTCTGAGGCGCCTGCGGAGGAGCTGCTCCTGGGGCGGGAGGCGGGCGAAGAG GAAAACCATGAGTGACATCCGCCACTCGCTGCTCCGCCGGGATGCCCTGAGCGCCGCCAAGGAAGTGCTCTACCACTTGGACATCTACTTCAGCAGCCAGCTGCAGAACGTGCCCCTCCCCATTGTGGACAAAGGCCCCATCGAGCTTCTGGAGGAGTTCATCTTCCAGGTTCCCAAGGAGCGCAACACCCCACCTAAA agGCTGAACTCACTGCAGGAGCTTCAGTTACTGGAGATCATGTGCAATTATTTCCAGGAGCAAAGCAAGGACTCTGTCCGGCAGATCATTTTCTCCTCCCTTTTCAGCCCGCAAGGGAATAAGACAGATGACAGCAGAATGGCCTTGCTGGGGAAACTCGTCTCGATGGCGGTAGCTGTGTGCAGAGTGCCTGTCCTGGAATGTGCAGCTTCATGGCTGCAG CGGACGCCAGCAATCTACTGCGTGCGGCTGGCCCAAGCCTTGGTTGATGACTACTGCAGTCTAGTGCCAGGCTCCGTCCAGACCCTAAAGCAGATCTTCAGTGCCAGCCCTCGCTTCTGCTGCCAGTTCATCACATCGGTCACCATGCTGTACGACATGTCGTCTG ATGACCTCATCCCACCTCCGGACCTGCTGGAAATGGTCGTATCTTGGATCTTCGAGGACCCCCGCTTGATCCTCATCACCTTCCTAAACACGCCGATCGCGGCCAGCCTGCCCATTGGGTTCTTGGAGCTCACGCCGCTCAGCGGCCTGATCCGCTGGTGCGTGAAAGCTCCGCTGGCTTACAAACGGAGGAAGCCCCCCGTCTCCAACGGCCACCCAGGAGGAAAGCTTGCCAAGGACCCGGCTGCCGTCTTAGACAAGGGCTGCCAGCCCTTGTACTCCAAGCTGCACCTCAGCGTCCTCCAGGTCCTGATAATGCTGCAGGGGCACCTGACGGAGAAGAACGTGTACGGGCGCCTGGGGCTGGTGCCCTTCGACCACGTGGTGGCTCTCGTGGAGGAAATGAGCAGGCTCTCTGATGAACTCAACCCCCTCAATGCCACCAAGGAGACGGAGCTGGCTCTCGACCGGCTGGCCCAGGCCTTGCAAGTGGCCATGGCGTCTGGAGCACTGCTGTGCACGAGAG AGGATCTGCGGACGGTGTGCGCCAGACTGCCACACAACAA ccTGCTCCAGCTGGTGATCTCGGGTCCAGTCCAGCAGCCCACCCACGCTGCTTTGCCCCCTGGGTTTTACCCCCCCATCCACACACCCCCTCTGGGGTATCCCACCCATGCAGCCCACCCAGCAATGCCAGCCCACCCAGCTCTCCCAGCTCACCCCGTACAGACATTCATTCCAGGCATGGCGTTTCCTTATCGGCCGATCCGCTAG
- the INTS15 gene encoding integrator complex subunit 15 isoform X2 yields the protein MSDIRHSLLRRDALSAAKEVLYHLDIYFSSQLQNVPLPIVDKGPIELLEEFIFQVPKERNTPPKRLNSLQELQLLEIMCNYFQEQSKDSVRQIIFSSLFSPQGNKTDDSRMALLGKLVSMAVAVCRVPVLECAASWLQRTPAIYCVRLAQALVDDYCSLVPGSVQTLKQIFSASPRFCCQFITSVTMLYDMSSDDLIPPPDLLEMVVSWIFEDPRLILITFLNTPIAASLPIGFLELTPLSGLIRWCVKAPLAYKRRKPPVSNGHPGGKLAKDPAAVLDKGCQPLYSKLHLSVLQVLIMLQGHLTEKNVYGRLGLVPFDHVVALVEEMSRLSDELNPLNATKETELALDRLAQALQVAMASGALLCTREDLRTVCARLPHNNLLQLVISGPVQQPTHAALPPGFYPPIHTPPLGYPTHAAHPAMPAHPALPAHPVQTFIPGMAFPYRPIR from the exons ATGAGTGACATCCGCCACTCGCTGCTCCGCCGGGATGCCCTGAGCGCCGCCAAGGAAGTGCTCTACCACTTGGACATCTACTTCAGCAGCCAGCTGCAGAACGTGCCCCTCCCCATTGTGGACAAAGGCCCCATCGAGCTTCTGGAGGAGTTCATCTTCCAGGTTCCCAAGGAGCGCAACACCCCACCTAAA agGCTGAACTCACTGCAGGAGCTTCAGTTACTGGAGATCATGTGCAATTATTTCCAGGAGCAAAGCAAGGACTCTGTCCGGCAGATCATTTTCTCCTCCCTTTTCAGCCCGCAAGGGAATAAGACAGATGACAGCAGAATGGCCTTGCTGGGGAAACTCGTCTCGATGGCGGTAGCTGTGTGCAGAGTGCCTGTCCTGGAATGTGCAGCTTCATGGCTGCAG CGGACGCCAGCAATCTACTGCGTGCGGCTGGCCCAAGCCTTGGTTGATGACTACTGCAGTCTAGTGCCAGGCTCCGTCCAGACCCTAAAGCAGATCTTCAGTGCCAGCCCTCGCTTCTGCTGCCAGTTCATCACATCGGTCACCATGCTGTACGACATGTCGTCTG ATGACCTCATCCCACCTCCGGACCTGCTGGAAATGGTCGTATCTTGGATCTTCGAGGACCCCCGCTTGATCCTCATCACCTTCCTAAACACGCCGATCGCGGCCAGCCTGCCCATTGGGTTCTTGGAGCTCACGCCGCTCAGCGGCCTGATCCGCTGGTGCGTGAAAGCTCCGCTGGCTTACAAACGGAGGAAGCCCCCCGTCTCCAACGGCCACCCAGGAGGAAAGCTTGCCAAGGACCCGGCTGCCGTCTTAGACAAGGGCTGCCAGCCCTTGTACTCCAAGCTGCACCTCAGCGTCCTCCAGGTCCTGATAATGCTGCAGGGGCACCTGACGGAGAAGAACGTGTACGGGCGCCTGGGGCTGGTGCCCTTCGACCACGTGGTGGCTCTCGTGGAGGAAATGAGCAGGCTCTCTGATGAACTCAACCCCCTCAATGCCACCAAGGAGACGGAGCTGGCTCTCGACCGGCTGGCCCAGGCCTTGCAAGTGGCCATGGCGTCTGGAGCACTGCTGTGCACGAGAG AGGATCTGCGGACGGTGTGCGCCAGACTGCCACACAACAA ccTGCTCCAGCTGGTGATCTCGGGTCCAGTCCAGCAGCCCACCCACGCTGCTTTGCCCCCTGGGTTTTACCCCCCCATCCACACACCCCCTCTGGGGTATCCCACCCATGCAGCCCACCCAGCAATGCCAGCCCACCCAGCTCTCCCAGCTCACCCCGTACAGACATTCATTCCAGGCATGGCGTTTCCTTATCGGCCGATCCGCTAG